Genomic segment of Streptosporangium sp. NBC_01755:
GTTCCTCAACAAGCGGCTCACCGGCGCGCCGACCAGCATCTCGCAGCTTGTCTACCCGTGGGCGGCTCGTCTGGGCTCAGCCGGTTGAGTTCGACCATGGCAGGCTTTCTCCTCCGCCGGGCCGCCGGGATCATCGTGACACTGCTCGTCACGTCGTTCCTGGTCTTCGGTTCGGTCCATCTCGCCCCCGGTGACCCGGCGTCCTTCCTCCTGGGAGGCCGCTCGGCGTCACCGGCGGCGGTCGCGGCCATCAAAGAGCAGTACCACCTGAACGACCCGTTCCTGGTCCAGTACACCAAGTGGATCGGCGGCATCGTCACCGGAGACTTCGGCAAGTCCGTGCAGTTCCGGCAGGACGTGGGCGGCCTGATCGGCGCCCGGCTGCCGACGACGCTGTGGCTCATCGGCTACGCCGGCCTGCTCATCCTGATCGGAGGGGTGGCGATCGGGGCACTGGCCGCGCTGCGGCGGGGCACGGTCGACCGGGTGGTCCTCATCGGCACAGGCGTCGCCACGGCCACCCCGTCATTCGTCGCCGCGATCGGGCTGATCTCGCTGTTCTCCGTCCAGCTGGGCTGGTTCCCCGCCTTCGGCAACGGCAGCGGTTTCGGCGACCGGATCAACCATCTGACGCTCCCGGCGGCGGCGCTCGCCCTGACCTTCATCGGCCTGCTGGCCCGGGTGACCCGAACGTCCATGTTGGCAGAGCTGGGACGCGAGCACGTCGAGGTGGCCCGCTCCCGCGGGGTGCCCGGCTCGGACGTGGTACGGCGGCATGTGCTGCGCAACGCCCTCGTCCCGATCACCACCGTGACCGGGACGATCGTGGCCGGCCTGCTGGTCGCCACCTCGATCGTGGAGACCGCCTTCGGCCTGTCCGGGGTCGGCCAGTTACTGGTCGGCTCCGTCACCGTCAAGGACTTCCCGGTCGTGCAGGCCATCAGCCTGATGGTGGTGCTGGCCTTCGTCTGCGCCAACCTCATCGTCGACCTGATCCATCCGCTCATCGACCCCCGCCTGTCCCACGCGAAGGGAGGCACAAGATGACCCCCCTGCCCATCCACCGGCGCAGCCTCCTCGCGCCGCTGGCCCGCATCGTGGGAGGCGACAAGCTCGTCACGGCCGCCCTCGCCGTGCTGACCGTGCTGCTCGTCACGGCGGTCTTCGCCCCGCTGATCGCCCCGTACGACCCCGACGCCGTCGATCTGTCCGCGACCCTGAGCGGCTCCACCTCCGACCACCTGCTGGGCGCGGACCAGTCCGGCCGCGACGTGCTGTCCCGGCTGATCTTCGGTGCCCGGACGGGGCTGCTCGGCCCGCTGATGGTCGTGGTCGTATCGACGGTGCTCGGCGCGCTGATCGGGGTGACCGCCGCCTGGTACGGCGGGATCGTCGACTCCGTGCTGTCGCGCGCCATGGAGCTCGTCTTCTCCTTCCCCGCCCTGCTGCTGGCCATCATCCTGGTGGCGGTCTTCGGGGCCGGGCTGACCGCACCGGTGATCGCGATGAGCGTCGCCTACGCCCCGTACGTCGGCCGGCTCGCCCGCAGCGTGGCCCTGCAGGAGAAGTCCCGCCCCTACATCCAGGCGTACCGGGTGCAGGGCTGGTCCGGCTGGGTGATCTGCGTGAAGCATCTGCTTCCCAACATCGCTCCGCTGATCCTGGCCCAGTCCGCGATCAACTTCGGATACGCGCTCATGGATCTCGCGGCGCTCTCCTTTCTCGGCTTCGGTGTCCAGCCGCCCACCGCCGACTGGGGCGCGATGATCAACGAGGGTGCCCCGGCCCTGCTCCAGGGCGCGATGCTTCCCGCCCTCGCCCCAGGCGCCGCCATCGTGATCACGGTGGTCGCATTCAGCATCGTCGGCGAGTCCATCGCCGACCGCGTCGCCAGGCGGGAGCGGTGATGACCAGTCGGCTATTGGAGATCGAGAACCTGAACGTGCGGCTCGCGGCCGGCAAGGCCGCGCGTCCCATCCTTGACGGCGTGTCGCTGCACGTCGAACGCGGCGAGACCGTCGGGCTGGTCGGCGAGTCGGGGTCGGGCAAGTCCGTCACCTGCCGTTCGGTGCTGGGCCTGCTTCCCGAGGAGACCGAAGCCGCCGGCAGCGTGCGGGTGGACGGAGAAGACGTCCTGACGATGTCCTCCACCCGGCTCCGCGACCTGCGCCGCCGCGACGTCTCCATGATCTTTCAGGATCCTCGGGCCTCCATCAACCCGCTGCGCAGGATCGGCGACTACGTCACCGAGGGGATGCGGGCCGGCGGGGTGTCACGGAAGGACGCTCTCAAGCGGGCCACGGAGTTGCTGGAGTCGGTCGGCATCCGTGAGCCGCGCGCGGCTCTGCGCAGGTACCCGCATGAATTCTCCGGGGGCATGCTGCAGCGCGTGATGATCGCCGGCGCGCTCGCCGGAGAGCCGCGGCTGCTGCTGGCCGACGAGCCCACCACCGCGCTGGACGTCACCACCCAGGCCGAGGTCATCTCGATCCTGACCGGTCTGCAGGCCGAGCGTGCCATGGGGATGCTCTTCGTCACCCACGACCTGGAACTGGCCGCGGCGATCTGTGACCGCATCTGCGTGATGTACGCGGGCCGGATCGTGGAGGTCCAGTCCACAGCGGGGCTGTTCGACCGGCCCCGCCACCCGTACACGATGGGGCTCCTGGCCGCGAC
This window contains:
- a CDS encoding ABC transporter permease; protein product: MAGFLLRRAAGIIVTLLVTSFLVFGSVHLAPGDPASFLLGGRSASPAAVAAIKEQYHLNDPFLVQYTKWIGGIVTGDFGKSVQFRQDVGGLIGARLPTTLWLIGYAGLLILIGGVAIGALAALRRGTVDRVVLIGTGVATATPSFVAAIGLISLFSVQLGWFPAFGNGSGFGDRINHLTLPAAALALTFIGLLARVTRTSMLAELGREHVEVARSRGVPGSDVVRRHVLRNALVPITTVTGTIVAGLLVATSIVETAFGLSGVGQLLVGSVTVKDFPVVQAISLMVVLAFVCANLIVDLIHPLIDPRLSHAKGGTR
- a CDS encoding ABC transporter permease, translated to MTPLPIHRRSLLAPLARIVGGDKLVTAALAVLTVLLVTAVFAPLIAPYDPDAVDLSATLSGSTSDHLLGADQSGRDVLSRLIFGARTGLLGPLMVVVVSTVLGALIGVTAAWYGGIVDSVLSRAMELVFSFPALLLAIILVAVFGAGLTAPVIAMSVAYAPYVGRLARSVALQEKSRPYIQAYRVQGWSGWVICVKHLLPNIAPLILAQSAINFGYALMDLAALSFLGFGVQPPTADWGAMINEGAPALLQGAMLPALAPGAAIVITVVAFSIVGESIADRVARRER
- a CDS encoding ABC transporter ATP-binding protein; amino-acid sequence: MTSRLLEIENLNVRLAAGKAARPILDGVSLHVERGETVGLVGESGSGKSVTCRSVLGLLPEETEAAGSVRVDGEDVLTMSSTRLRDLRRRDVSMIFQDPRASINPLRRIGDYVTEGMRAGGVSRKDALKRATELLESVGIREPRAALRRYPHEFSGGMLQRVMIAGALAGEPRLLLADEPTTALDVTTQAEVISILTGLQAERAMGMLFVTHDLELAAAICDRICVMYAGRIVEVQSTAGLFDRPRHPYTMGLLAATPRLDVDRPPRGVPGRPVSLAEAPSGCAFAARCAHARPRCAEQAPVQREIDGVQVACLRAEELIHG